The proteins below come from a single Zea mays cultivar B73 chromosome 8, Zm-B73-REFERENCE-NAM-5.0, whole genome shotgun sequence genomic window:
- the LOC541975 gene encoding putative zinc finger protein has protein sequence MATPTPMPGGEGTLAAVMPRSPSPTPAEAGTSATETPVLIFLYFHKAIRAELEALHGAAVLLATERTGDVEMLAKRCRFFFNIYKHHCDAEDAVIFPALDIRVKNVAGTYSLEHKGESDLFSQLFDLLQLDIHNDDGLRRELASCTGAIQTCLSQHMSKEEEQVFPLLTKKFSCEEQADLVWQFLCNIPVNMVAEFLPWLSTSVTSDEHQDIRNCLCKVVPDEKLLQQVVFTWMEGKATREVAESIAAGISARNNSVEDVPDQGKIHICLHHNSKLGSKNCGESNGPQADKHPIDDILYWHNAIRMELRDIKEETRRVQQSGDFSDISAFNERLQFIADVCIYHSIAEDQVVFPAVDSELSFVQEHAEEECRFNNFRCLIQQIQIAGAESTALDFYSKLCSHADKILEAIEKHFCNEETKVLPQARMLFSLEKQRELSYKSLCVMPLKLLERVLPWLVSKLSDVQATSFLQNIRLAASPSETALVTLISGWACKGRDKSKDGEYLCLTSGAARCLSDDVDDLGKCRSFCPCASPNSSDLSLQLHTENDSRPGKRGKDAVSFSHTNGIYCSQTADIEAIPCSKKPCCIPGLRVESSNLGIGSLASAKSFHSLSYNSTAPSLYSSLFSWETDTSLSCSDSISRPIDTIFKFHKAIRKDLEYLDVESGKLIDGNESCLRQFIGRFRLLWGLYRAHSNAEDEIVFPALESRETLHNVSHSYTLDHKQEEQLFEDISNVLFQLSQLHDSQGHAQTEVNEVKKSCFHSSNDVDFARKYNELATKLQGMCKSIRVALTNHVHREELELWPLFDKHFSVEEQDKLVGRIIGSTGAEVLQSMLPWVTSVLTQEEQNKMLDMWKQATKNTMFGEWLNEWWKGAGTASDSSAEASSAPEDSHLQDKLEQNDQMFKPGWKDIFRMNQSELEAEVRKVSRDSTLDPRRKAYLIQNLMTSRWIAAQQKLPEPNSEECNHDASIPGCAPSYRDQEKQIYGCEHYKRNCKLVAACCNKLFTCRFCHDKVSDHTMERKATQEMMCMVCLKIQPVGSFCQTPSCNRLSMAKYYCNICKFFDDERTVYHCPFCNLCRLGKGLGVDFFHCMKCNCCLGMKLTEHKCREKGLETNCPICCDFLFTSSAAVRALPCGHFMHSACFQAYTCSHYTCPICCKSLGDMAVYFGMLDALLAAEELPEEYRDRCQDILCNDCERKGRCRFHWLYHKCGSCGSYNTRVIKTATADCSTPN, from the exons ATGGCGACGCCGACGCCCATGCCTGGAGGCGAGGGGACGCTCGCAGCGGTGATGCCGCGGTCCCCGTCTCCGACGCCGGCGGAGGCGGGGACCTCGGCGACCGAGACGCCCGTGCTGATATTCCTTTACTTTCACAAGGCGATCCGCGCGGAGCTCGAGGCGCTGCACGGCGCCGCCGTGCTCCTGGCCACCGAGCGCACCGGCGATGTAGAGATGCTCGCCAAGCGCTGCCGCTTCTTCTTCAACATTTACAAACACCACTGCGACGCCGAGGATGCG GTCATTTTTCCAGCACTCGATATCCGAGTAAAGAATGTTGCAGGGACCTATTCCTTAGAGCATAAAGGAGAAAGCGATCTTTTTAGCCAGTTATTTGATCTCCTGCAATTGGACAtacataatgatgatggtcttcGTAGGGAGCTTGCGTCATGCACAGGCGCGATACAGACATGTCTCAGCCAACATATGTCCAAGGAGGAAGAACAG GTCTTTCCATTGCTTACAAAGAAATTTTCGTGTGAAGAACAAGCTGATTTAGTGTGGCAATTCCTATGCAACATTCCTGTCAATATGGTGGCAGAGTTCCTTCCATGGCTTTCAACTTCTGTCACATCTGATGAGCACCAAGATATCCGTAACTGCTTATGCAAAGTAGTTCCTGATGAGAAACTTCTCCAACAG GTTGTATTCACATGGATGGAAGGGAAAGCAACAAGAGAAGTGGCAGAGAGCATTGCTGCTGGTATTTCAGCAAGAAATAATAGTGTTGAGGATGTCCCAGACCAAGGGAAGATTCATATTTGTTTACATCACAATTCTAAACTTGGGAGTAAAAACTGTGGAGAATCTAATGGTCCTCAGGCTGACAAGCATCCTATAGATGATATTTTATACTGGCACAATGCTATTCGTATGGAGTTACGTGATATAAAAGAGGAGACAAGAAGGGTGCAGCAATCTGGGGATTTTTCTGATATATCAGCCTTCAATGAGAGGCTTCAGTTCATTGCAGATGTATGCATCTACCACAG TATCGCTGAGGATCAGGTTGTTTTTCCTGCAGTCGATAGTGAGCTGTCCTTTGTGCAGGAGCATGCTGAAGAAGAATGCAGGTTTAACAATTTTAGGTGTTTAATTCAGCAAATCCAAATAGCAGGAGCCGAATCAACTGCATTGGACTTCTACTCAAAACTGTGTTCACATGCTGATAAAATATTGGAGGCAATCGAAAAACACTTCTGCAATGAAGAAACCAAG GTGCTTCCTCAAGCTAGGATGCTCTTCTCTCTTGAgaagcaaagggaactttcatacAAAAGTTTGTGTGTTATGCCATTGAAATTATTGGAACGTGTTTTGCCGTGGTTGGTGTCGAAGCTGAGTGATGTTCAGGCAACTTCATTTCTTCAGAATATACGCTTGGCAG CATCACCATCTGAAACTGCACTGGTCACTCTTATCTCTGGTTGGGCATGCAAAGGCCGGGATAAATCCAAAGATGGAGAATATTTATGCTTAACATCAGGTGCGGCGAGATGTCTATCAGATGATGTAGATGATCTGGGAAAATGCCGATCATTCTGTCCATGTGCTTCACCCAACAGCTCAGATCTTTCTCTGCAGCTACATACTGAGAATGATTCTAGGCCAGGCAAGCGAGGAAAAGATGCAGTATCTTTTTCTCATACTAATGGAATCTACTGCTCTCAAACTGCTGACATTGAAGCAATTCCATGTAGCAAAAAACCATGTTGTATTCCTGGTTTGAGAGTAGAGAGTAGCAATCTTGGTATTGGTTCCTTGGCTTCTGCAAAGTCTTTTCACTCTTTATCATACAATTCAACTGCTCCTTCACTATATTCGAGCCTCTTTTCATGGGAGACAGATACATCATTGTCTTGTTCGGACAGCATTTCAAGGCCAATCGATACAATATTCAAATTTCATAAGGCAATTCGCAAGGATTTAGAATACTTAGATGTTGAATCTGGCAAGCTCATTGATGGCAACGAGTCCTGCCTTCGCCAATTCATTGGAAGGTTCCGTTTGTTATGGGGTCTTTACAGGGCTCACAGCAATGCTGAGGATGAAATTGTGTTTCCAGCATTGGAATCCAGAGAAACATTACACAATGTGAGCCATTCATATACTCTTGACCACAAGCAGGAAGAACAGTTGTTTGAAGATATCTCAAATGTTCTCTTTCAACTTTCACAACTACATGATAGCCAGGGCCATGCCCAGACTGAAGTTAATGAAGTAAAGAAAAGCTGTTTCCATTCATCTAATGATGTCGATTTTGCTAGAAAGTATAATGAACTTGCCACAAAACTTCAGGGCATGTGCAAGTCTATCCGGGTCGCCTTGACTAATCATGTCCATAGAGAAGAACTTGAATTATGGCCGTTGTTTGATAAACATTTTTCTGTGGAGGAGCAAGATAAACTTGTAGGTCGTATAATTGGTTCAACAGGTGCTGAGGTTCTCCAATCTATGTTACCCTGGGTTACATCAGTTCTCACTCAAGAGGAGCAGAACAAAATGCTTGATATGTGGAAGCAAGCTACAAAAAATACAATGTTTGGGGAATGGCTAAACGAGTGGTGGAAGGGAGCTGGAACAGCATCTGATTCTTCAGCAGAGGCGTCCTCTGCTCCAGAAG ATAGTCATTTACAAGATAAGCTTGAACAAAATGACCAGATGTTCAAGCCTGGCTGGAAGGACATATTTCGAATGAATCAGAGTGAACTTGAGGCTGAGGTGCGAAAGGTTTCACGAGATTCTACACTTGACCCAAGGCGGAAGGCGTATCTAATTCAAAATCTCATGACAAG CCGCTGGATAGCTGCACAGCAGAAGTTACCAGAACCAAATTCTGAAGAATGTAATCACGATGCCAGTATACCTGGATGTGCACCTTCATACCGAGACCAGGAGAAACAAATTTATGGTTGTGAACACTACAAACGGAACTGCAAACTTGTTGCTGCATGCTGCAACAAGCTCTTCACATGCAGGTTCTGCCATGATAAAGTTAGTGACCATACGATGGAAAG GAAAGCAACACAGGAGATGATGTGCATGGTATGCCTAAAGATTCAACCTGTTGGTTCGTTCTGCCAAACCCCATCTTGCAACAGACTATCGATGGCAAAGTACTACTGTAACATCTGTAAATTTTTTGATGATGAAAG GACTGTGTACCACTGTCCGTTTTGTAATTTGTGTCGTCTTGGGAAAGGTCTTGGTGTTGATTTCTTCCATTGCATGAAATGCAACTGCTGCCTTGGAATGAAATTAACTGAGCACAAATGTCGGGAAAAAGGGCTAGAGACAAATTGTCCAATATGCTGTGACTTCCTATTTACATCAAGTGCCGCAGTCAGAGCCCTCCCTTGTGGCCACTTCATGCATTCAGCTTGCTTTCAG GCATACACTTGTAGTCACTACACTTGCCCTATCTGCTGCAAATCCTTGGGAGATATGGCG GTTTATTTTGGCATGCTTGATGCCTTGTTGGCGGCTGAAGAGCTTCCGGAGGAATACCGTGATCGGTGTCAG GATATACTTTGCAATGACTGTGAGAGGAAAGGTAGATGTCGATTTCATTGGTTATACCACAAATGCGGCTCCTGTGGGTCGTACAACACCCGAGTTATCAAGACTGCCACAGCAGATTGCTCTACACCAAACTAG